The Stenotrophomonas maltophilia genome includes a region encoding these proteins:
- a CDS encoding phage virion morphogenesis protein, translating to MAQLEVTLDSATPGLAEALRQLEGEARQLILKDWGEYLLRSTRERAAKERDPTGHRWRALEPSYKRWKQKKRPGVPILKFDFHMLGDMASWQTDGNDAVLVGTNAPYGAIHQFGGTIQRAARPANIHLKTGKGGSRFVKASRRNARYKRSVTMPAYTNTIAARPWLGVSREDEKELLDIAQDHVSGAFE from the coding sequence ATGGCGCAGCTCGAAGTCACCCTTGATTCGGCGACACCCGGTCTGGCCGAAGCGCTGCGGCAGCTGGAAGGCGAGGCGCGCCAGCTGATCCTGAAGGACTGGGGCGAGTACCTGCTGAGGTCCACGCGCGAGCGGGCCGCAAAGGAGCGTGACCCGACTGGACATCGATGGCGCGCGCTTGAGCCAAGCTACAAGCGCTGGAAACAGAAGAAGCGCCCTGGCGTGCCGATTCTGAAGTTCGATTTCCACATGCTCGGTGACATGGCTTCATGGCAAACGGACGGGAACGATGCCGTCCTGGTCGGTACCAATGCACCCTATGGCGCCATCCACCAATTCGGCGGCACCATCCAACGCGCCGCGCGTCCGGCCAACATCCACCTGAAGACGGGTAAGGGCGGCAGCCGGTTCGTCAAAGCCAGTCGTAGGAACGCGCGCTACAAGCGCTCGGTCACAATGCCCGCGTACACGAACACCATCGCCGCTCGCCCGTGGCTCGGTGTCAGTCGCGAGGATGAGAAGGAGCTGCTGGATATCGCCCAGGATCACGTGAGCGGCGCCTTCGAGTGA
- a CDS encoding phage head morphogenesis protein, translated as MAAVAYAQLPFKEQIEFFRRKKNVLTESYLDVWESEHDTSFMVAGANRDALLADFRQSIDRVIAEGRTLEQFREDFDRIVATHGWDYNGGRNWRSRVIYETNLRQSYNAGRWAQLQQLIKVRPFWRYNHNDAVEHPRPLHVSWNGMVLRHDDPWWRYHYPANGWGCQCYVDALNERDLRRLGKDGPDKAPEIVMQPVIVGQRSPGGARTVLTPAGVDPGFGYAPGATADHWPSGRGGPVTPPSLTGQLTSALQNALEAGARLPAAPAAASAAQALARPRARDALQAGYASWLASIDADAAHAARYLAGALSPGLVSQLQRATVRPATAAFAVLAEQLPITRPGAVAIAAAELPIRLLDAVAILLDAAAGRLRYVLAVGRPAFIVVDVAISETGVSTVQSQLQMLMPAELQRGVADGTLQLLQGDI; from the coding sequence ATGGCTGCGGTTGCCTACGCTCAATTGCCCTTCAAGGAGCAGATCGAGTTCTTCCGTCGCAAGAAGAACGTGCTGACCGAGAGCTACCTCGACGTTTGGGAATCCGAGCACGACACCAGCTTCATGGTGGCCGGCGCCAACCGTGACGCGCTACTGGCCGATTTCCGGCAGTCCATTGACCGGGTGATCGCCGAAGGCCGCACACTGGAACAGTTCCGGGAGGACTTCGACCGGATCGTGGCCACGCATGGCTGGGACTACAACGGCGGCCGGAACTGGCGCTCGCGGGTGATCTACGAGACCAACCTGCGCCAGAGTTACAACGCCGGCCGCTGGGCCCAGCTGCAGCAGCTGATCAAGGTTCGGCCGTTCTGGCGCTACAACCACAACGACGCCGTCGAACATCCGCGGCCGCTGCACGTATCCTGGAACGGCATGGTGTTGCGCCACGACGATCCGTGGTGGCGCTACCACTATCCAGCCAACGGCTGGGGCTGCCAGTGCTACGTCGATGCGCTCAACGAGCGCGACCTGCGCCGGTTGGGCAAGGATGGTCCCGACAAGGCTCCCGAGATCGTGATGCAGCCGGTGATCGTCGGCCAGCGCAGTCCCGGTGGGGCGCGCACCGTGCTGACGCCGGCAGGCGTCGATCCAGGGTTCGGCTACGCGCCGGGTGCAACGGCCGACCACTGGCCCAGTGGCCGCGGTGGTCCGGTCACCCCACCATCGTTGACCGGGCAGCTGACCTCCGCTCTGCAGAACGCCCTGGAGGCGGGAGCGCGGTTGCCGGCGGCGCCAGCGGCGGCCAGCGCTGCCCAGGCCTTGGCGCGGCCGCGCGCCAGGGATGCTCTGCAGGCCGGCTATGCCAGCTGGCTGGCCAGCATTGATGCCGATGCTGCCCACGCTGCCCGCTACCTGGCCGGGGCACTGTCGCCTGGACTGGTATCGCAGCTGCAGCGTGCCACCGTTCGCCCAGCGACGGCGGCCTTTGCCGTGTTGGCCGAGCAGCTCCCCATCACTCGGCCTGGCGCGGTGGCCATCGCCGCAGCCGAGCTGCCGATTCGCCTTCTCGATGCGGTGGCCATCCTGCTGGACGCTGCCGCAGGCCGCTTGCGCTATGTGCTGGCGGTGGGACGTCCTGCCTTCATAGTGGTCGATGTGGCCATCTCGGAAACGGGCGTCAGCACGGTGCAGTCCCAGCTGCAGATGCTGATGCCCGCCGAGCTCCAGCGCGGCGTTGCCGATGGCACGCTGCAGCTGCTGCAGGGAGATATCTGA
- a CDS encoding DUF935 domain-containing protein, protein MTTARPEIGREIATTADGIDITRGYTGPLLLPFDSVLRNRGGYDLQIYEQVLSDPEVKTTFGSRQDSVVACEWQVEPGGEKRIDRQAAEYLQEQLHGIGWDNVTRKMLFGVFYGYGVAEILYKVDGTRIGLKDIKVRNRRRFRYGKEGDLRLLTQTQMTEGVPAHAPYFWNFCSGADHDDEPYGLGLAHWLYWPVLFKRNGLKFWLIFLEKFGMPTAVGKYDTNATDPEKAKLLQATRAIQTDSGIIMPKGMELALLEAGRSGTADYKALQDYMDATIQKVVLGQTASTQGTPGKLGNDQLQREVRRDIITSDADLVCESFNKGPARWLTEWNFPGAAIPRVYRVTEEPEDLDATASRDKKILDLGYKPKQVYMDQTYGDNYEPVQAPQDPPAVPTAIDGAQFADASGAVVSLLRRHYPAAFADATPKTPDPAVELGQQLDRRLSPIGAGWVEQIRQLVDEVDSLEQLRDRLFELHPNMTLDDYASVMADAMTAATLAGRTDIQGAGD, encoded by the coding sequence ATGACCACCGCCCGCCCAGAGATCGGCCGCGAGATTGCCACCACTGCCGATGGCATCGACATCACCCGTGGCTACACCGGGCCACTGCTGCTGCCCTTTGACAGTGTCCTGCGCAACCGCGGCGGCTACGACCTTCAGATCTACGAACAGGTGCTGTCCGACCCGGAGGTGAAGACCACCTTCGGCTCTCGCCAGGATTCGGTGGTGGCCTGCGAATGGCAGGTGGAGCCCGGCGGCGAGAAGCGCATCGACCGCCAGGCGGCAGAGTATCTGCAGGAGCAGCTGCATGGCATCGGCTGGGACAACGTCACCCGCAAGATGCTCTTCGGCGTGTTCTACGGCTATGGCGTGGCGGAGATCCTGTACAAGGTCGACGGTACTCGCATCGGCCTGAAGGACATCAAGGTCCGTAACCGTCGGCGCTTCCGTTACGGCAAGGAAGGTGATCTGCGCCTGCTCACCCAGACCCAGATGACCGAGGGCGTGCCGGCGCACGCGCCCTATTTCTGGAACTTCTGCTCCGGTGCCGACCACGACGATGAGCCGTACGGCCTCGGCTTGGCGCACTGGCTGTACTGGCCGGTGCTGTTCAAGCGCAACGGGCTCAAGTTCTGGCTGATCTTCCTTGAGAAGTTCGGCATGCCCACCGCGGTGGGCAAGTACGACACCAACGCAACCGATCCGGAGAAGGCCAAGCTGCTGCAGGCCACCCGCGCGATCCAGACCGACAGCGGCATCATCATGCCCAAGGGAATGGAGCTGGCGTTGCTGGAGGCCGGACGTAGTGGCACGGCCGACTACAAGGCCCTGCAGGACTACATGGATGCCACCATCCAGAAGGTGGTGCTGGGCCAGACCGCCAGCACCCAGGGCACGCCCGGCAAGCTGGGCAACGACCAGCTGCAGCGCGAGGTGCGCCGCGACATCATTACCTCCGATGCCGACCTGGTGTGCGAGTCCTTCAACAAGGGGCCAGCGCGCTGGCTCACCGAATGGAACTTCCCCGGCGCAGCCATTCCTCGGGTCTATCGCGTCACGGAAGAGCCGGAGGATCTGGACGCTACCGCCAGCCGCGACAAGAAGATCCTCGACCTCGGCTACAAGCCCAAGCAGGTCTACATGGATCAGACCTATGGCGACAACTACGAGCCTGTCCAGGCGCCGCAGGATCCGCCTGCGGTACCGACGGCGATCGATGGCGCCCAGTTCGCCGACGCCAGCGGTGCGGTGGTCAGCTTGCTGCGCAGGCACTATCCCGCCGCCTTTGCCGACGCCACCCCGAAGACGCCCGATCCCGCTGTCGAGCTGGGCCAGCAGCTCGATCGCCGGCTGTCGCCCATTGGTGCTGGATGGGTCGAGCAGATCCGCCAGCTGGTTGATGAGGTCGACTCGCTGGAGCAATTGCGCGACCGGCTGTTTGAGCTGCACCCGAACATGACCCTGGACGACTACGCCTCGGTGATGGCCGATGCGATGACGGCAGCGACGCTGGCCGGCCGTACCGACATCCAGGGCGCGGGGGACTGA
- a CDS encoding DUF3486 family protein has product MSKIDLLPAEVRDELDRRLVANAFGGSISLSEWLGEQGYEISKTTVNERAKRLKRRLASISASTEAMKLVAEQAPDNAAERGSALLGLLQTDLFEALLQFQEAADQDDENISPADRIALYSKAAKAIAELTRSSIVREKWAGEIRQKALIDAASRVEEAARAQGLDAAGVDFWKNQVLHGVG; this is encoded by the coding sequence GTGAGCAAGATCGACCTATTGCCGGCCGAGGTGCGCGACGAGCTGGATCGGCGCCTGGTCGCCAATGCCTTCGGCGGCAGCATTTCGCTGTCTGAATGGCTCGGCGAGCAGGGCTATGAGATCAGCAAGACCACCGTCAACGAGCGGGCCAAGCGGCTCAAGCGCCGCTTGGCCTCGATCAGTGCCAGCACCGAGGCCATGAAGCTGGTGGCCGAGCAGGCGCCGGATAATGCCGCCGAGCGCGGTAGTGCACTGCTGGGCCTGCTGCAGACCGACCTGTTCGAAGCGCTGCTGCAGTTCCAGGAAGCGGCCGACCAGGACGATGAGAACATTTCCCCAGCCGATCGCATTGCGCTGTACAGCAAGGCGGCTAAGGCCATTGCTGAACTGACCCGCTCTTCCATCGTGCGCGAGAAATGGGCCGGCGAGATCCGCCAGAAGGCGCTGATCGACGCTGCCAGCCGGGTTGAGGAAGCGGCACGCGCACAGGGCCTGGACGCTGCCGGGGTGGACTTCTGGAAGAACCAAGTACTGCATGGGGTCGGCTAA
- a CDS encoding lysis system i-spanin subunit Rz has protein sequence MIRALIVTIALLLVLLLVAIAAALLYRGNALDAQARDATSQQRLTTLQSQLEDERSARDTEHTQATVMAQIGDEHEHDREASASIPAAVVADVHSGNLRLRNDLATCHTARLSEAVSGAVERDASAQLRAEVAGDFVRVGRDADKHVRACQRSISALTGQRLSVETSP, from the coding sequence ATGATTCGCGCACTGATCGTAACGATCGCCCTGCTGCTGGTGCTCCTGCTGGTGGCCATTGCCGCGGCCCTTCTCTACCGCGGCAATGCCTTGGATGCCCAGGCTCGCGACGCCACGTCCCAGCAGCGCCTGACCACCCTTCAATCGCAGCTGGAAGACGAGCGCAGCGCTCGCGACACCGAGCACACCCAGGCCACGGTGATGGCCCAGATCGGAGACGAACATGAACATGATCGGGAGGCGTCCGCGTCCATCCCAGCTGCTGTTGTGGCTGACGTGCATTCTGGCAATCTCAGGCTGCGCAACGACCTTGCCACCTGCCACACCGCCCGCTTGTCCGAAGCCGTCTCTGGCGCCGTCGAACGTGATGCGAGCGCCCAACTACGAGCAGAGGTTGCGGGCGATTTTGTTCGAGTCGGGCGCGACGCCGACAAACACGTCCGGGCCTGTCAGCGCTCCATCAGCGCCCTCACTGGACAGCGCCTCTCCGTCGAGACCAGTCCATGA
- a CDS encoding lysozyme has protein sequence MAAEQPGSKAVPIAGGMLATMLALLLGLVQPFEGYSAQPYRDVVGKLTVCYGHTANVEQRTYTRAECERLLQSDLGVAWNTVQSCIKVPMTDYQAAALTSFAFNVGPGGAGVKDGLCTLRNGQQPRIRVYANQGRWDLACAQLSNWANAGGRPYKGLERRRTAERAMCEGRY, from the coding sequence ATGGCAGCAGAGCAACCCGGCAGCAAGGCAGTGCCCATCGCGGGCGGAATGCTGGCGACCATGCTGGCGTTGCTGCTCGGGCTGGTGCAGCCCTTCGAGGGCTACTCGGCCCAGCCCTACCGCGATGTAGTGGGCAAACTGACGGTTTGCTACGGCCATACGGCAAACGTCGAACAGCGCACCTACACCCGCGCAGAGTGCGAGCGCCTGCTCCAGTCGGACCTTGGTGTCGCCTGGAACACCGTGCAAAGCTGCATCAAGGTGCCGATGACCGACTACCAGGCAGCCGCCCTGACGTCGTTCGCCTTCAACGTGGGCCCTGGCGGCGCCGGGGTGAAGGACGGCCTGTGCACCCTGCGCAACGGCCAGCAGCCGCGGATCCGTGTCTACGCCAACCAAGGCCGATGGGATCTTGCATGCGCCCAGCTGAGCAACTGGGCCAACGCCGGCGGCCGGCCATACAAAGGACTTGAACGCCGCCGCACGGCTGAGCGCGCGATGTGCGAGGGCCGGTACTGA
- a CDS encoding helix-turn-helix domain-containing protein, giving the protein MTIGTRLKSERERLGLTLPEFAELAGAKKNTVIDWQRDASSPPAAKLAALADAGVDPLYVLTGQRSIARPGMTDTEIEQFNDVVDTFWALSDPGRVMALNMLTALLAKETQEGSSRGLRKPKT; this is encoded by the coding sequence ATGACGATCGGAACCCGTCTGAAGAGCGAGCGGGAACGCTTGGGCCTCACGCTGCCTGAGTTCGCAGAACTCGCTGGCGCGAAGAAGAACACCGTGATTGATTGGCAAAGAGATGCATCCAGCCCTCCTGCCGCCAAGCTGGCTGCGCTTGCTGATGCGGGAGTGGATCCGCTTTACGTGCTGACGGGGCAACGCAGCATCGCGCGCCCTGGCATGACGGACACTGAGATAGAGCAGTTCAATGACGTGGTGGATACGTTCTGGGCGCTGTCCGATCCCGGTCGCGTAATGGCCTTGAACATGCTGACTGCACTGCTGGCAAAGGAAACCCAAGAAGGGTCTTCTCGGGGACTGCGTAAGCCAAAGACCTGA
- a CDS encoding helix-turn-helix domain-containing protein, with protein sequence MSEQSIFARLLFALAGHSRTGLRLKPIADGIGESPSTTLRNLQRLAEDGLVERSPFDQDNWRLSPRIVQIALAHQAEVAREERQLDDFKNRYSRSPN encoded by the coding sequence ATGAGTGAGCAAAGCATCTTCGCCCGCCTGCTGTTCGCCTTGGCCGGTCACAGCCGCACCGGCCTCCGCCTGAAGCCCATTGCCGACGGCATCGGCGAATCCCCCAGCACAACGCTGCGCAACCTGCAGCGATTGGCCGAGGACGGCCTGGTCGAGCGCTCCCCCTTCGACCAGGACAACTGGCGCCTGTCCCCCCGAATTGTCCAGATCGCCCTGGCCCATCAGGCCGAGGTGGCCCGCGAAGAACGGCAGCTGGACGACTTCAAGAACCGCTACAGCCGTAGCCCCAACTGA
- a CDS encoding DDE-type integrase/transposase/recombinase, protein MSEVLIQAAASQLLAAPHGSKGRIASALAEQLGCSVQTAYRHLSKVTAALKPRKRRSDAGELSLTRDEAASIAAIVEETRRLTGTGALPVEEAVDALRANGRIEAMRVDKATGEIVPLSTSAICRAIRHYGFHRDQLAAATPAARLSSPHPNHLWQIDASVSRQFYLADDGTRVMDKREFYRGKPGNFTKIAERRLWRYAITDHASGAIELFYVLGAESSANLLSALIHAMTRREIGTMHGVPKLLMMDPGSAMTATSTSSFLAACGIETIINEVGNARAKGQVENANYLIETHFEALLKLRSPVTSLEEINTLAQQWAQAFNATRIHSRTGYTRRDGWLRITQDQLRLAPAVEVLRQLATSAPKACTVRDCMIRFRAQQYDVRGVPGLINGQRVDVVVNALDPEGSVRVLMPGTEDCAPVHYIAPRIGRDDWGFLDSAAQVGTEYRTAPETPADAARKELDRLAMQVHTDAEAAVARKAKRVAFGGQVDPMKHLREANVTPSLPRSGRIAQVDAPQVLAAQRIEPAPIRAELPPLNHVEAAMRLKPLVEAAGSAWSPEHYARTAQRWPEGLPVDQVESWAHTLAAPDRGGLRLVEGGVA, encoded by the coding sequence GTGTCCGAGGTCCTCATCCAGGCTGCGGCCAGCCAGTTGCTGGCGGCGCCGCACGGCAGCAAGGGGCGCATCGCCTCCGCGCTGGCCGAGCAGCTGGGATGCTCGGTCCAGACGGCCTACCGTCACCTGTCGAAGGTGACGGCAGCCCTCAAACCCCGCAAACGCAGGTCCGATGCGGGCGAACTGTCACTTACCCGTGACGAAGCGGCCTCGATCGCGGCCATCGTGGAGGAAACCCGTCGCCTCACCGGTACCGGCGCGCTGCCGGTCGAGGAGGCCGTGGATGCCTTGCGTGCCAACGGCAGGATCGAGGCAATGCGCGTGGACAAGGCGACGGGCGAGATTGTCCCGCTGAGCACCTCGGCGATCTGTCGCGCCATCCGCCATTACGGCTTCCACCGTGACCAGCTGGCAGCGGCCACACCGGCTGCACGGCTGTCCTCCCCGCATCCCAACCACCTGTGGCAGATCGACGCCTCGGTCAGCCGCCAGTTCTACCTGGCTGATGACGGCACGCGGGTGATGGACAAGCGCGAGTTCTATCGCGGCAAGCCCGGCAACTTCACCAAGATCGCAGAACGCCGCCTGTGGCGCTATGCCATCACCGACCACGCCAGCGGTGCGATCGAGCTGTTCTACGTGCTGGGTGCCGAGAGCAGCGCCAACCTGCTGTCGGCCCTGATCCACGCAATGACACGGCGCGAAATCGGCACGATGCATGGCGTTCCCAAGCTGCTGATGATGGATCCCGGCAGTGCCATGACGGCCACCAGCACCAGCAGCTTCCTGGCGGCCTGCGGTATCGAAACGATCATCAACGAAGTCGGCAATGCACGCGCCAAGGGGCAGGTCGAGAACGCGAATTACCTGATCGAAACCCACTTCGAGGCCCTGCTCAAGCTACGTTCACCGGTCACCAGTCTGGAGGAAATCAATACCCTGGCCCAGCAGTGGGCACAGGCCTTCAACGCCACCCGCATCCACAGCCGCACCGGTTACACGCGCCGTGATGGGTGGCTGCGCATCACCCAGGACCAGCTGCGCCTGGCACCGGCCGTGGAGGTGCTGCGACAGCTGGCCACCAGCGCGCCCAAGGCCTGCACCGTACGCGATTGCATGATCCGCTTCCGGGCACAGCAGTACGACGTGCGCGGTGTGCCCGGCCTTATCAACGGGCAGCGCGTGGACGTGGTGGTCAATGCTCTGGATCCGGAGGGCAGCGTACGCGTGCTGATGCCAGGCACGGAGGACTGCGCGCCTGTGCACTACATCGCACCGCGCATCGGACGCGACGACTGGGGCTTCCTGGACAGCGCTGCCCAGGTTGGCACGGAGTACCGGACGGCTCCGGAGACGCCGGCCGACGCAGCTCGCAAGGAACTGGATCGGCTGGCCATGCAGGTTCACACCGATGCTGAGGCCGCTGTGGCACGCAAGGCCAAGCGCGTGGCCTTCGGGGGCCAGGTGGATCCGATGAAGCACCTGCGCGAAGCCAATGTGACGCCGAGCCTGCCGCGCTCGGGCCGCATCGCCCAGGTCGATGCACCGCAGGTGCTGGCGGCCCAGCGTATCGAGCCTGCGCCGATCCGCGCCGAGCTGCCGCCACTGAACCATGTGGAAGCGGCCATGCGCCTGAAACCGCTGGTGGAGGCCGCCGGTTCGGCCTGGTCGCCTGAGCACTACGCCCGTACCGCCCAGCGCTGGCCTGAAGGCCTGCCGGTCGATCAGGTCGAATCCTGGGCACACACCCTGGCAGCACCGGATCGCGGTGGCCTGCGCCTGGTTGAAGGGGGTGTGGCATGA
- a CDS encoding ExeA family protein — protein MTLRLKRLLTDAGIKQGVLATAAGLSRPALNALINHGQLPTSCDPAVVRAAISSCLTQHGVTDSHWHEKEGPTCSNTPAPVSPPQDTDNDNDIHDEEDPMLLRFQALTPQAKRHFGLTTNPFADPASADEVFLSPDIRYVRESMYQVARHGGFAAVIGESGAGKSTLREDLVDRIQREEQAVIVIQPYVLASEGSDAVGKTLRSHHIAEAIMAAVAPLAKPKSSPEARFRQLHESLRDSARAGHSHVLVIEEAHSLPLPTLKHLKRFRELKDGLRPLLSVILIGQPELGVKLSEHNPEVREVVQRIEIITLPPLDNELGAYLAHRFKRAQVPLDKVVEQSAIDALRAKLVPSRGAGSLLYPLAVQNALTAAMNRAADLGVPTVTADVVRGV, from the coding sequence ATGACGCTGCGCCTGAAGCGCCTGCTCACCGACGCAGGCATCAAGCAGGGCGTGCTGGCCACAGCTGCCGGCCTGAGCCGACCGGCCCTCAATGCCCTGATCAATCACGGCCAGCTGCCCACCAGCTGCGATCCGGCAGTGGTGCGCGCTGCCATCAGTTCCTGCCTGACCCAGCACGGCGTGACCGACTCCCACTGGCATGAAAAGGAGGGGCCGACGTGCTCCAACACGCCGGCCCCAGTTTCCCCACCGCAAGACACCGATAACGACAACGACATTCACGACGAGGAAGATCCCATGCTACTGCGTTTTCAGGCATTGACCCCACAGGCCAAGCGCCACTTCGGCCTGACCACCAATCCCTTCGCCGATCCGGCCAGCGCCGACGAGGTGTTCCTCTCCCCGGATATCCGCTATGTCCGCGAGAGCATGTACCAGGTGGCCCGTCACGGCGGCTTCGCCGCGGTGATCGGCGAGAGCGGTGCCGGCAAGAGCACGCTGCGCGAAGACCTGGTCGATCGCATCCAGCGCGAGGAGCAGGCCGTCATCGTGATCCAGCCCTACGTGCTGGCCAGCGAAGGCAGCGATGCGGTGGGCAAGACCCTGCGCAGCCACCACATCGCCGAGGCGATCATGGCCGCCGTCGCACCGCTGGCCAAGCCGAAGAGCAGCCCCGAAGCCCGCTTCCGCCAGCTGCACGAGTCGTTGCGTGACAGCGCCCGCGCCGGTCACAGCCACGTGCTGGTGATCGAAGAGGCCCACAGCCTGCCGCTGCCGACCCTGAAGCACCTCAAGCGCTTCCGCGAGCTGAAGGACGGGCTTCGCCCGCTGCTGTCGGTGATCCTGATCGGTCAGCCCGAGCTGGGCGTGAAGCTCTCCGAGCACAACCCGGAGGTACGCGAAGTCGTACAGCGCATTGAGATCATCACGCTGCCGCCGCTGGACAACGAGCTGGGTGCCTATCTGGCGCACCGCTTCAAGCGCGCCCAGGTGCCGCTGGACAAGGTGGTGGAACAGAGTGCCATCGACGCGCTGCGGGCCAAGCTGGTTCCTTCGCGTGGCGCAGGCTCGCTGCTTTATCCGCTGGCTGTCCAGAACGCGCTCACCGCCGCGATGAACCGCGCCGCTGACCTGGGCGTGCCGACCGTCACCGCTGACGTCGTGCGGGGGGTGTGA
- a CDS encoding DUF3164 family protein, with the protein MTPSIPEGYREDRNGRLVPEAQIKPIDLARDQLVQEKIQRALELREALRTFKADTFADIGAFVQLSGEQYGAKIGGDKGNVSLYSYDGRFKILRACQDTIQFDERLQAAKALIDECLNDWTEGSRAELRTLVNSAFKVGQDGSIKTAEVLSLRRLQFDDPRWQRAMTAISDAVTVVGSKTYVRFYERDARGQYQPISLDVAGV; encoded by the coding sequence ATGACCCCATCCATTCCCGAAGGCTACCGCGAGGACCGTAACGGTCGGCTGGTGCCCGAGGCACAGATCAAGCCGATCGATCTGGCGCGTGACCAACTGGTGCAGGAGAAGATCCAGCGCGCCCTGGAACTGCGCGAAGCACTGCGCACCTTCAAGGCGGACACGTTCGCCGATATCGGCGCGTTCGTGCAGCTCAGCGGCGAGCAGTACGGCGCCAAGATCGGCGGCGACAAGGGCAACGTCAGCCTGTATTCCTACGATGGCCGCTTCAAGATCCTGCGCGCCTGCCAGGACACCATCCAGTTCGATGAGCGCCTGCAGGCCGCCAAGGCACTGATCGATGAGTGCCTCAACGACTGGACCGAAGGCTCGCGCGCCGAGCTGCGCACCCTGGTCAACAGCGCCTTCAAGGTGGGCCAGGACGGCAGCATCAAGACTGCAGAGGTGCTGTCACTTCGCCGGCTGCAGTTCGATGACCCCCGCTGGCAGCGGGCAATGACCGCGATCAGTGATGCGGTGACGGTGGTGGGCAGCAAGACCTACGTGCGGTTCTACGAGCGCGACGCACGTGGCCAGTACCAGCCGATTTCCCTCGACGTGGCCGGAGTCTGA
- a CDS encoding recombination-associated protein RdgC: MFVRNLVLFRFPTSTDFSEVESLLPYGVLKPVGPLEMNSRGFISPFGREEQERLSCRQGDFLWLTVGGEDKILPSAVVNRALESRLQVMEQEQGRRPGGRERKRMKDDILHELLPKAFVKNTRHDAILDLTHGYVAVDTSSRKVGEAFVSDIRGLLGSFPAIPLNAQVAPRSILTGWIAGEPLPDGLSLGESAELRDPVEGGAKVRCSDQELRSDEIDKHLDAGKQVTKLALVLEDALSFELGDDLVVRKLKFLDGALSQLEQADADSHRAEFDARFALQSGEIRRLFLVLEQAFHLSTNP, from the coding sequence ATGTTCGTACGTAACCTGGTGCTGTTCCGCTTTCCGACCAGCACCGACTTCTCCGAGGTCGAATCCTTGCTGCCGTACGGCGTTCTGAAGCCGGTTGGACCGCTCGAAATGAACTCGCGCGGCTTCATTTCCCCCTTCGGCCGCGAGGAGCAGGAGCGCCTGTCGTGCCGACAGGGCGACTTCCTCTGGCTGACGGTGGGTGGCGAGGACAAGATTCTGCCCAGCGCGGTGGTCAACCGTGCGCTGGAGAGTCGTCTTCAGGTCATGGAACAGGAACAGGGGCGTCGACCGGGTGGCCGTGAGCGCAAACGCATGAAGGACGACATCTTGCACGAGCTGCTGCCCAAGGCCTTCGTCAAGAACACTCGCCACGACGCGATCCTGGACCTGACCCACGGCTATGTGGCCGTGGATACCTCCAGCCGCAAGGTGGGCGAGGCCTTCGTGTCCGATATCCGTGGCCTGCTGGGCAGCTTCCCGGCAATACCGCTGAATGCTCAGGTGGCACCGCGCTCGATCCTGACCGGCTGGATCGCAGGCGAGCCGCTGCCGGATGGCCTGTCCCTCGGTGAATCGGCGGAACTCCGCGATCCGGTCGAGGGTGGCGCCAAGGTGCGCTGCAGCGACCAGGAACTGCGCAGCGACGAAATCGACAAGCACCTGGATGCCGGCAAGCAGGTCACCAAGCTGGCCCTGGTGCTGGAGGACGCGCTGTCCTTCGAGCTGGGCGATGACCTGGTGGTGCGCAAGCTGAAGTTCCTGGACGGCGCGCTCTCCCAGCTCGAGCAGGCCGACGCCGATAGCCATCGCGCCGAGTTCGACGCCCGCTTTGCCCTGCAGAGCGGCGAGATTCGCCGCCTATTCCTGGTGCTGGAACAAGCCTTCCACCTTTCAACGAACCCGTGA
- a CDS encoding DUF2528 family protein has product MTIKRYKIERDWGEGQVQLEIDHNILTPKLATEINKFWTGADERLGEADGDAVLAVIKMAGAEFMGWVLDVNSSYSTEGMQREFDQLEGWPSPHGIRLVDWDDRPDLDSCLMQVEEVEVSHG; this is encoded by the coding sequence ATGACCATCAAGCGCTACAAGATTGAACGTGACTGGGGCGAAGGCCAGGTACAGCTTGAGATCGACCACAACATCTTGACGCCGAAGCTGGCGACGGAAATCAACAAGTTCTGGACCGGTGCCGATGAGCGCCTTGGAGAAGCCGACGGCGACGCGGTACTGGCCGTCATCAAGATGGCGGGTGCCGAGTTCATGGGGTGGGTGCTGGACGTGAACTCCAGCTACTCGACCGAGGGTATGCAGCGTGAGTTCGATCAGCTGGAGGGCTGGCCGTCGCCCCACGGCATCCGCTTGGTCGATTGGGACGACCGGCCCGATCTCGATTCCTGCCTCATGCAGGTCGAGGAAGTGGAGGTGTCTCATGGATGA